In Myxococcales bacterium, the following proteins share a genomic window:
- a CDS encoding sulfatase-like hydrolase/transferase, translated as MSSVRRTVASSTRSWVVGCLATFAIAAVVHCGHSSVPTGRGAKAPSAAGPSASDLTAPKVSAHLAPVEPSAKRPYSVLLLMIDSLRADMPWAGYPRAIAPWLSKFGERSTLYPRSYSISSYTAQSVAPTLAGKYPSQMKRDGWFFTKWFDDNVFLSERAQTHGIRTLAGHAHGYFLPKYGLNQGWDDYRLLDGTALETAGVTDVNSDRLNALAKKLLSDPANVGSHGQKRFFAYVHFVDPHFTYVKHPEDPDYGDKRRDLYDNEVHFTDRWVGDLVDWALRQPWGEHLAIVITADHGEGFGERGHYRHSFELWESLVRVPLFIYVPGAPSRRIETARGAIDLAPTMADLLGLPVGDEYQGQSLVPEVFGAEARPRPVIVDLPRSNLSDRRRAIIEGDYKLIAFGDDRRFELFNVGLDFAETRELSQSEPKKLEEMKQLYAELSSRVESVAVVGDAPLRGAPRH; from the coding sequence ATGTCTTCGGTTCGCCGGACCGTCGCGAGCTCGACGCGGTCGTGGGTCGTGGGTTGCCTAGCCACGTTCGCCATCGCTGCCGTTGTGCACTGCGGCCACTCGAGCGTGCCGACCGGGCGCGGCGCGAAGGCGCCGAGCGCAGCGGGCCCGTCGGCCTCGGATCTCACCGCGCCGAAGGTGAGTGCCCATCTGGCCCCGGTCGAGCCGTCGGCGAAACGGCCCTACAGCGTCCTCTTGCTGATGATCGACAGCCTGAGAGCCGACATGCCCTGGGCCGGATATCCCCGGGCGATCGCGCCGTGGCTCTCGAAGTTCGGCGAGCGCTCGACGCTTTATCCGCGCAGTTATTCGATCTCGAGCTACACCGCCCAGAGCGTAGCTCCCACGTTGGCCGGCAAGTACCCGAGCCAGATGAAACGTGACGGCTGGTTCTTCACCAAGTGGTTCGACGACAACGTTTTTCTCTCGGAGCGCGCCCAGACGCACGGGATCCGCACGCTGGCCGGCCATGCGCACGGCTACTTCTTGCCCAAGTACGGACTGAATCAGGGCTGGGACGACTACCGGTTACTCGATGGCACGGCGCTCGAGACCGCGGGTGTAACCGACGTCAACAGCGACCGCTTGAACGCGCTGGCGAAGAAGTTGTTGTCGGACCCGGCGAACGTGGGCTCACACGGTCAGAAGCGCTTTTTTGCCTACGTTCACTTCGTCGATCCGCACTTCACGTATGTGAAACACCCGGAGGACCCCGACTACGGTGACAAGCGCCGGGACCTCTATGACAACGAAGTTCACTTCACCGACCGTTGGGTCGGTGACTTGGTGGACTGGGCCCTTCGTCAACCGTGGGGTGAGCACCTCGCCATCGTGATCACCGCCGATCACGGTGAGGGGTTCGGCGAGCGCGGGCACTATCGCCATTCCTTCGAGCTGTGGGAGAGCTTGGTGCGAGTCCCGCTCTTCATCTACGTGCCGGGCGCCCCTTCGCGGCGAATCGAAACCGCGCGCGGCGCCATCGACCTTGCGCCCACGATGGCGGACTTGCTCGGTTTGCCCGTGGGCGACGAGTACCAAGGCCAGAGCTTGGTGCCGGAGGTATTCGGCGCCGAGGCGCGACCGAGACCTGTAATCGTCGATTTACCCCGCTCCAATTTGAGCGACCGGCGCAGGGCGATCATCGAGGGGGACTACAAGCTGATCGCCTTCGGTGACGACCGGCGGTTCGAGCTGTTCAACGTTGGCCTCGACTTCGCTGAAACGCGAGAGCTGTCGCAGTCCGAGCCAAAGAAACTCGAGGAGATGAAACAACTCTACGCGGAGCTTTCCTCGAGAGTGGAGAGTGTTGCGGTGGTCGGGGATGCACCACTCCGGGGCGCCCCGCGGCACTAG